The following DNA comes from Desulfonatronovibrio magnus.
CGCGCTCATCGAATAGGACAGACCCGTCCTGTGACCATTTACAGACTTGTGACCAGAAACACCATAGAGGAAAAGATTCTGGCCCTGCATACCCACAAGCGTGACCTGGCCACAAGCCTGCTCGAAGGCACTGATACCGGCTCAAAGCTTACTCTGGAGGATATGCTTGAACTTATCCGGGATCACAATAGTTAAAGATCCGGACAAAGCCGGAAAAATATTTTCCAATTGAATCTTTTTACTGGGAATTGACATCTTTATATGGGCATGTCTTGTTTTCAAGACACTCCTTTAATGTTGAGACTCCGCATGAGTGGCACATCAATACTGGGATATTCTCAGCCCTGGCCGCGTTGAGAGCAATTTTACGGGCGCTGTGAGATACTTTTCCTGTAAAAATTATTAAAAGATCAATATTGCCTATACGCTCGTTAATGGTGTTTTCAGTTCCAGTAAACATCTTGAGCTTATAGCCGGCCTTTTTCGCAGTTTTCTGGTAGTGAGGCTGAAGCCTGTCCATACCTCCAATTAATGCTGCAGTCATTACTCCTCCTTGTTTTTATCCGGATAAAGTTTATGCTTTCTGGAAAAGCCTGTTCTAACCAGACGAATCAACCTGGTATACTCTTCCATGGTTTCAATATTACTATTTGCTGTTTGCTGAATTTCATCCCTGAGGTGTTGACATGACTTGTGGTTCAACCCACTCAAACTTGTTCTGGTGGTCATTTTTTTCTCCTTTACGCTTAGCGCTTTTGATTTTCAGTATCATTATCTTCATCCTGTTTTAATGTCAACATTTTGTTGGAAAAATATTGAATTTGCTGCAAACTTTAACAAATCTTCTAACTAACTGGAATCATATTGGCTATAAAATCAAATACTTACAAATTGCATTATATTTGCTCTTGTTCCCAGGCTCCAGCCACATGTTTAAGAAGCAGCAGGAGCCGCAAGACCAAAACGATCCCTGGCTCCTGCCTGGGATCGAGGGTAGTTATTTGTTCCCACACCCTCGCTGCATATCCCAGCGTCCAACGGCTGGGCTACTTTGTGCGAGGCGAAAAAGAACATCAACATCAAAGTGGTTGCGTAGCAAGCCATTTGTGTTTATCAGTTGCCGTGACCCTTGGCAAAATACTCATTTTTTTTACCTGTGGGTGGATATTTTTTTAACCTGGATATTATCAACAATCACAAAAGCTCTCGCGTAACACCCTGAATTTACTTGACCCTTTTGCGTCTTGTATGATTAGACAAGCATGTAGTCTAACCACTCGAAATGATGATGTTTATTTCTTGCCCTATTAAGAATCATCTGATATTTTACAAATAAAATTTGCGTATCTGCCTATCACTTTGGATATGGCATTTGGCTTGACTTTTCCGAGACCTACTTGTCCCAGGAATGAGTTATTTTGAACTCAAATTGATGCTCAAGCACAGGTCCCGAAGTCTTGAACACCATTTTCCTTAAAAGCGCTTTACCCGGGCGGCCCGGGACCGAACGTGTGAGTAACTAAAAAATCAGCCTTAACACGAGATTGCTTCGCTTCGCTCGCAACAAGGATTGCCGCGCTCGAAGACTCGCTCGCAATGACAGCTGAGCTGTCAGGGATGTAGTTGCTGAAAACTTGTCACCCACGAGGGAACCTAAGCGACCGAAGTAATCTGTATGGCAAAACCATAATACTTTGAATTTATTGCTTATTTGGTTTTAGTTACTTGTAAGCGTCAAACAGAAACAATCTTGCATGAAGGAGATAACCATGGACATAAAGGATGCTGTACGTTCTGTTATACAGGAATGGATGATGCCCGAATTTAAGAGCATCAGGGACGATATTGCTGGCGTTAAGGCCACCCTGGACATGACAAATAAAAGACTGGACGATGTAAACCTTCACCTGGCTGATCAAAGCAGGCGTATTGATGAGACTAACAAGCGTATTGATGAGGTTAAGAGTGAATTAACAGCGCGCATTGATGAGACCAACAAGCGTATTGATGAGTTTAAGAGTGAATTAACAGCGCGCATTGATGAGACCAACAAGCGTATTGATGGGGTTAAGAGTGAATTAACGGCGCGCATTGATGAGACCAGGGCTGAGCTGAAAATGGAAATTATGAAGAATACTGACAGGATTGATACTAACAACCGGCGCCTTGATGAACTCACCAGGGCCTTTGTCCGACGGGAAGAGCACGATAATCTCAAGGAACGTATTCATCAGGTTGCGCTTGACGTGTCAATAATTAAACAGCAACTGGCCGCCTGATTCTTATTTCGGTTCAAATCCTGCGCAGCCTTGCTTTCCCCATGAAATTGACTATAGTCGTGCGCTTTGCGGGCTAACTATTTAGGTTGTGCAACTTCACTTTATCGGACCTTTCCGTATTATCCCGTTCCTGACACATTCCTTCCTGAACACACCCGAATAAAGCGCTTACAAAATAACATGAAAGATTTAAGGCATCCCTGCATTTTCGCCTGCCTTGCTCTGGGCATGGCTTCACAAGTCTCTCAGGTCCTGATCCTGCGTGAACTGCTGATGGTCTTTCATGGAAACGAGCTTTCCATCGGAACCATCCTCTGTGCATGGATGGTCTGGGTAGGTGTGGGCAGCAGTGCTGCTGCCAGAATAATTCACAGGTTTGCCAAGCCTGTTGCCTTGCTCAAAGCCAGCACACTAACTGCCTTTATCTGCCTGCCTTTGACAATCTATGTCTGCAGGTCCCTGAGACAAATCCTTGATGTTGCCCCAGGCACTTATCTGTCCCTGTGGGAAATGATCCAGTCCTCATTTTTGGCCATAAGCATTATAGGCATCCTGCTGGGAGCGCAGTTTGTAATTCTGTCCAGGGTATGGCGGGAACTGGATCAGAAGCACGAC
Coding sequences within:
- a CDS encoding DUF2325 domain-containing protein; this encodes MTAALIGGMDRLQPHYQKTAKKAGYKLKMFTGTENTINERIGNIDLLIIFTGKVSHSARKIALNAARAENIPVLMCHSCGVSTLKECLENKTCPYKDVNSQ